TCCGCTGGCCAGCACACTGTTGACACACGATCACAGGTCACATATCGACGCCACTTTTCTCCTATCATCCGACCGTTAAGGATACTTTCCTCGATTCGAATTCACGTACCGATGCCGCGCACTCAGTGCGATCCACGTGTGAATGCGCGCTAGCTGTACAAGTTAAGTATATGTCCAGGTTAGCTGGCGCCCGTCAAGGCTAATACTGCCACAAGAATGGTGCGTGTTGAGGCCGATGTATGCAAGATTGTGCCGGTAGCGTAACAGGTTGTAAGTCTACATCGATTTTCTACGATCTACGGCTGGCCCAGAGCAGTCGATCGTTCGTGTCGATCGAAAAGCAGTGAAGAGCGACGCACGGCAGCGACCAACTCACTGCAGTCTCGTGTAGTGTCGCAGCGAGAAGCGGTCACGCCGCACCTCTGCCTCTGTTGCCGCTGTTCCTTCTACCTGTGCACAGCTACGCACaccatcatttttcttttacttgtGTGTACCGGGCCGTCGTTGTTCGTAAATGCTCGTTTGTCCGCGGACGAAACGCGTTTCTTCTACCTGCGCGCTCAACACTGTCAGAGTAGTCGTAGAGATGCTATTAACCACTGTATACACCGCTATCTTTCGGTCGTCGTGTCAcacttatacatataaatttttccactaATACTACGACgcgataatatacatatagacgcggatatttatctttaactaTATTGTGTACGAACAGGTTCCACGCggttgtatatacatatatagaagtACGCTTGGTTGACACCAGTCGCGCTTGTGTTGCATGATGACACACGTGTCTTTCGCGTATGTACAGATAGATGGTGTTCCTttcatttgcatattttcttgCACGTATACATTTCAATGAACGTCGAATGTTTACCATATCTGTGTATGTACTTGCTTTCTTTGgcttattagaaaaaaatacacgCGAGGACTTTTCCCTTTTCGCCAATGCAACATGCAGACGTTGATATATAGTTTGCTTGTAAAGGATAGGTTAGTGTGCTTCGTCCTATACCGATACGTTTAACTCACGTTCAAACGCATTTCCGTTTACCTGCGTTGGGGATATATACCGACATGTGATTTCCATCTGTGTAACGGTCCACGTATACGAACGGAGACATTTATGTACCATTCGTGAAACAGTCGTACGAACACGTTCTTCTATCCGattatatgtacaaaaataatatttctttgattagTGTGTGTATGAGCGGTGCTACAAAGAAGAACGGTTTCCTTTCATTCGTGTATCGATTCTTATACATCGATATTTATCCTGGCTAGCGTGCGTAAACGTTACACGAACACATTTCATCATCTATGCATACATGCAACGGTAAAAacttacttattatatatatatatatattcacatcGGTTGCTCAGATATAGAATTCTTTTGGAGCAATCTTTTTGAGTATTGCGATCTTCAGTATACGAAATTGtgataaatcttatattatttttgtaatgttAATAACgtaatatgttatatagtttgaatttaaaaaaagaaaaaaaaataaatagaatgttTGCTTGTACGATGAAagtattattaacataatttccTTTATGAAGATTGTCTTTTACTTTCACCTATTCTGAATCCTAGTAttgcatatttaatatcactttatttattatggactttattttacatataacaattatttttcataaatatatattatctaatttaaaaatattctttttttttattaaaatatattagcaaTCGTTATAAAGTATATGAAACTTGAATGActgtaaacatttaaatagaaaatgctAATGTTTGAAGAAAGCACAGTTCGTTAAGTGAAATATCTCTGATTGGGTATTTCTTATTCGGTTTATTTAAGATGTTTGCAAGTGTACTAATGAATCTATttgacattatatattttttaatttcgattataattttaaagatatatttttaaattttttctttagtaaaatataaataattttttgattttaataaagcatttaaaatgtatttgtttatataatatgaataaattatattatttttaatctatttataaaataaaaattaaatattttcaataaattaattgtaaataaaaaaataattttataaaattattttcaaaaaaattttaaaattattataaaattaacattaaatatttacaatacatataattattgtaatatataaaaattgtagtaacatatatacaacaaattttaaatttaaaaaaaaaaattaatactgttGATAACAGAatacagataaaataaatagatatttttgttaaattaaataaataaaagatatatttctctCTATGTATAGTTttggataatatatttctatatgcgATTCACGTTCACACTCCGGATGGAAGTGTACAGTCACGTAAGATGCATTTGATCGTAAGTCATTGCTAGTGCAGCAGCTTTGAAATACATGGCGACAAAATTGTTAAGcaaataagaattgaatagatcattatacataaaaaattgtaatatttttttatttattaaatattataaaacaaaatgttaaattattattacatatattataacatgcacatgcaaaaaataaaaaaagaaagaccatatgataattataattattaattatatttaatattattaacacaatttgaataaaattaaaaaatgttattgagattatttacttacaaaacattatttataaaacacaaTCATGTGTATATAAAGTGAAgtcttcatttttcattttctattaattatgtatatagagtgtataaaaaatttatacatttatgtaaacaaagaaattgaacatgaattgcttaatttttctacaatttttatattttttatatattatattattccattgtattttttatttaattattttaattttatatttagaaaaaattttcatatcgaaTTGATTCAGTCACATAAATGTTCTTCATACACCCTAAgtggaattattaaattatgaatactcgatatatattgtatttacattttatatctcaTGGACGTTATAATGTACAAGatgaatacattaataaaaaattttcgaattaaataaaaaacacaaattatcattaatgacttatattttacaaaatgaattttttatcgtttcaaataatactatgacatatttatttatagttaacACTTACGagtgaatgaattaaaatcaattgaaacaaaattaattttttaaataatcataacttattcattataatttcatccaataattataactaattgatatttttatatataaataaaaatcataaatttttttatttgttccattatattcattattataaatatattataaataaatgaggcATTTTTCAAGAGTAATGTTTAAAGCtagttatttttaagttattttataataaatcgaatatattggactgatataaattttatataatttgaaattatatattgaaatttatggcATCGTAGAAAATctcattttatgaaaaaaaaaaaaaaaataaaaaaaataaaaataaaaattatatcgcgtTACGATTAGTTCGATTTTAtgtctttaataaaaatttcattttttatatacacatcctttcattcatttattctcACGATTGCACTTGTACGACATTTACTTTCATATGTTAATAAGACTATTCAAAGTGACTTACAATGAGAAGTGCAATGACTTAcactttagaaattttctctttacaataatcttataaattacgATTGGACCAAGTGTACGTTAAGATATAACATTCATTATGCGAATATATCCTATTTGAAAACCGGAAGTTATAACTACATGGCCCGTTAAGTTATTTTCATGATAGTGAaatgtaatatgtattatgtatcatTTTGCTTATATGAGTTTTTAAATCAAACAAgcataatttgtttatatctcttgatttttaaacgaaatatacatcaaaatattttatatatagatggtCTATTGTTACTTGTAGTGTATTTGAAACGATCAGGAAACAGCGGgaagaaacgattaaaaagatTCAATTGTCAATGTGATTAGTGTATTGTcaatagtgaaaaaaatttaattgttaaatttgattgtaaaaacaaattatttgttaaaacaataaagaaaacaaatatgaaGAACACTTTACTTCATTTGCACTacgtatgtataaaatatatttttttaaaacaatataatgattatatcacACAATTTTACGTAGCATTATGTGCATTCGCGAtgtagttatataaaataaaataatattatattaatattataatattatattaacataaccAGAGGTTATgttcaataaaagaaaatttatactttaccTTTGTACTATATTGTGCTTCAAATCATTTTGTAACATTAAAATGTaacaatattcattaaattatttgaattattacttcaatatatacaaatgttCTCAATAATTTGaggaacatataaaaattttataaatattaatttaaatttcatttgacaaatttgacaacttgaatatttttctttttcaaagtatTGTATCATGTCATTGtatatttcagataaaaatatgagGTACatgtatatcataaaattgacATTTGTTAtccaacaatttataatacaaatgtataatcttaaattttatgcaataattAGATCAggttaaagtattatattaaagttgaACTTTTTCGGGCCATGTAAGTATATCACAACTATATACgttcatacatacatatacattcaACAAACATACAAATTATTCTTGAGATACATACATTAACCATACTCACACTTTGCTGCTCAATGTATTCATTCTGTTTACAACTAATTCTCTACTTTGATACCTGATTTTGATGTATATTTAACTAGATTTAAAtcgcaaatttttaattaacaaataaattttaaacaagaacAATTCcaattagttttaataaattcagaaaTCTGATATCACATAGTGAGAACATGCTATTTaaactacttttttttttttgcaagaaatatgaaatatatcaaatgaaaGAATCTATGTCAGGCATCaggaacaattatataattatcgtgaTTCAGCTTTCGTTTTAGGAGGCCTAAaagcttttaatttttttgctttcttttGTTTTGTGGCATTAGCACCAGATTGAAAAGCTTTCCAACTATCAACTCTTGATTGTCGAGATtcctcaaaatttttttgccaCTCACGTTCTAATGCAGCTTGTGCTTCTGCAGataattcttcttctcgtttccTTTTACGTTGTTCTGCATCTCTGGTTGCTAATTCTCTCCtacacaaaaaagaaaaagaaaaaaataaattaattacaaataattggaTCAATTTTGTGaacttttgaattattattattattatttaaattaacctTCTTCTTTCCATATCAGCAAAGAGTTTCATTGTCATAACCCAAACTGCATGCTTGTAACCTTCTTCTGTTTCTTCTTCGAGTATATTTGTACTTTctgtttttccttcttttttcatttttttctttttttctgcaatctaataaatttacaattattatatttatatataatatatattttttaaataaaaaagattcattgTTTATACCATATGATCAGTTCTAGCTTTTGCTTCTTCAATAACATCCATGCATTTAGCTCTAGTTTCTTCATTTTCCAATGTTTTCCATGCTTTGTTAACAACTATaatcaaacaaataatatttataaattgaacatttaatcttctatgaaataaaaattgatatatacttTCAAATGCTTGTTGTGCACGTTCTGCATCATCTTGATTTTTATCAGGATGTACAAGAATTgacatctataaaataaaaatatattataataattaacatatattctaaaatttatacattataataaaaaaaaattaacttacacgtcgatatttttttttgatttcatctATAGATGTGGATGGATCAATTTGTAATACTTCAAaaggatttaaattaaaataagatgatCCGGGTCGTAATAATCTGTCGATTTGTTGTTTAGGAGTTAAAACCGaatctcttttttctatttcttttacctagaagaaagagaattttttacagctcataaaatatctatttgtttGGGCGCGAATATATTCGTACAGGTTAGGCTTATTTATAACTCGAAAGTTTATTGAAAAAGCAATtcactttataatattttaagaaatgacaggtattagtttttaaataacgaaaaactatataatatattgtagtttaaatacgatttattattattgtttaaagcATACATAGTGACGTTTGTTAACCCTTAAAATAAGGTAAAAGTATTTACAGTTATATAATcgagaattttatcaaaaattgatttttacacAGGTGAATATTCTAACGGTATCACATCATTCTGAATTTACATACTTcggaataaaattcattgaattcGTCCTCTTTCTTAGTTGGACTATCACTGGATATATTCGAGTTGGTAGCAGCCATTTTGATTGTTACTAACTTCCATGCTGTTAGTAGTGCCGCCTGTTAAAACTTAACATTTCgagtaaattcattttttatttatttattcaaaaaaattgatgcaaaaatttattacttttgcaTTCACTCACAgaaaaatttagtaattaaccgataaattaaattactaaaattaatttagcaataatatataaataatattatataacttatataaataaaacaaagatttaataaaattatatatatatattatacacgatatatataattggaaatgaaaggaatttaaattgaattaaatagtcttttaaaatcttataatattttattaacaaagcTTAACAACCAATAAACAAGTGAAGTTTTATAGCAGTAACAAAGATATATtagacgaaattaaaatcgtacatttaatatacactgcataagatttttttaaatcaatggattaatactaatttttatgaCTAGTCTAGCATGTACACATAACTACTTTCTATCTTCCATTAGGAAATACAGAATGCGTAAATAGGAAGATGTAAACACTAGTACAACACTATAACATAtagcatattattatttttactaatctAGCATGATATCTAATACCTAATCGTGTACTATTGAACACCAGTTCATACATAAACGCATTACTTTTAATGTTATCTATGAGAGCCAGTCTGTTTAAGGAACGCGATTACAAACACACACAGTTTCCTTGTAACATTTTCTTTACTTATTAACATACGTCACGTTCATCTGTTAACTAGTTACATGAATTGCAAACTAATTGTTTTTACTTACATACATCGACATTATGCAACTCGCCGCctattttctgtattttttttttaattctatattttttaacgaattcttttttcaaagaatcttAACATTTGCTGTCacaagataaagatttttcttaattctttcaataatatgatcaatttatattgaattcagATTTCTTCAACTGAATCAATAtacatgatataaaattaatataaaatgttaaataaatataagtttattaaatattaaatataaaataaaaaaatgaaaagaaactttgacgaatttttaaatatatataatatatattaatataaaacttgaaaagcaaatatttagtgaggttt
The sequence above is drawn from the Apis cerana isolate GH-2021 linkage group LG11, AcerK_1.0, whole genome shotgun sequence genome and encodes:
- the LOC107998514 gene encoding dnaJ homolog subfamily C member 8 — encoded protein: MAATNSNISSDSPTKKEDEFNEFYSEVKEIEKRDSVLTPKQQIDRLLRPGSSYFNLNPFEVLQIDPSTSIDEIKKKYRRMSILVHPDKNQDDAERAQQAFEIVNKAWKTLENEETRAKCMDVIEEAKARTDHMIAEKKKKMKKEGKTESTNILEEETEEGYKHAVWVMTMKLFADMERRRRELATRDAEQRKRKREEELSAEAQAALEREWQKNFEESRQSRVDSWKAFQSGANATKQKKAKKLKAFRPPKTKAESR